The following proteins are encoded in a genomic region of Pyricularia oryzae 70-15 chromosome 6, whole genome shotgun sequence:
- a CDS encoding XAP5 domain-containing protein produces the protein MSDQAPTSRFTPSSQTTSERLTTNTVGLVALSDFRKRRAEVLEQQEREAREKSKASTPVDAGTPANASEASDADLAQQQSKKSRKKQKRAKIGGLSFADDEGDEEADGADAGINKKALATKSSTTQGGGAASKAATASKAKLAPNASVAVVPRAPIKPAERDALRAEFLALQAAVKATEIAIPFVFYDGTNLPGGTVTVKKGDFVWVFLDKSRKVGARHKSRRDWARVGVDDLMMVRGTVIIPHHYEFYFFAINKTVGPGGKLLFNYSAEAPKGEQQEPKGGELVKTEVDIKTLEGHDDDPNLTKVVDRRWYEKNKHIYPATLWQEFDPDRDYRNEFRRDTDGNTFFYSK, from the coding sequence ATGTCCGACCAAGCGCCAACATCTCGCTTCACTCCATCAAGCCAAACGACCAGCGAGCGATTGACGACCAACACCGTCGGCCTGGTCGCGCTCTCGGATTTCCGCAAGCGTCGAGCCGAGGTCCTGGAGCAGCAGGAGCGCGAAGCGCGCGAGAAGAGCAAGGCCTCGACCCCCGTCGACGCCGGGACCCCTGCCAACGCCAGCGAGGCGAGCGACGCCGACCTCGCACAGCAGCAGAGCAAAAAGAGCAGGAAGAAGCAGAAGCGGGCAAAGATTGGTGGCCTGTCGTTTGCCGACGACGAAGGAGACGAGGAGGCAGATGGAGCCGATGCAGGCATCAACAAGAAGGCGCTGGCCACAAAATCAAGTACGACAcagggtggcggtgcagcaAGCAAGGCCGCGACAGCCTCGAAAGCCAAGCTCGCCCCCAACGCCTCGGTCGCGGTCGTCCCGCGCGCACCGATAAAACCCGCCGAACGCGACGCGCTACGAGCCGAGTTCCTGGCCCTGCAGGCGGCCGTCAAGGCCACCGAGATCGCGATTCCTTTCGTCTTTTACGACGGCACCAACCTTCCGGGCGGCACGGTCACGGTGAAGAAGGGCGATTTTGTTTGGGTGTTTCTCGACAAGAGCAGAAAGGTCGGCGCAAGACACAAATCCCGCCGGGACTGGGCGAGAGTCGGCGTCGACGATCTGATGATGGTCCGTGGCACCGTCATCATCCCGCATCACTACGAGTTTTACTTTTTCGCCATCAACAAGACGGTCGGCCCCGGCGGAAAGCTCCTTTTCAACTACAGCGCCGAGGCGCCAAAGGGGGAGCAGCAGGAGCCCAAGGGTGGCGAGCTCGTCAAGACCGAGGTTGACATCAAGACTCTCGAGGGCCACGACGACGACCCCAATTTGACCAAGGTCGTGGACCGGCGGTGGTACGAGAAGAACAAGCACATCTACCCGGCCACTCTCTGGCAGGAGTTTGACCCGGACAGGGACTATCGGAACGAGTTCCGCCGCGACACGGATGGGAATACCTTTTTCTACTCGAAATGA